One Oryza glaberrima chromosome 10, OglaRS2, whole genome shotgun sequence DNA segment encodes these proteins:
- the LOC127752595 gene encoding uncharacterized protein LOC127752595, whose translation MAAMAGGSKPLRLKDLLELDCESCSAAGFRCYPRRLCVAGGAAEAAAPPMRHRLVADRSSSAMRRPKLSSLSKSLSRRLRGGFWRRREEEDEEAAAAAAAPPATASSTAPAVASCCSSSSDSETSESSNSTGGRKSRSHSDYSEISSASSDDSLHAAGEPSTTGADHEVMKRGSKEEDEEEEADDKEQLSPVGVMDFPFDEDDDAAAAVDEDERVAAGACSFSFSDSLSQLQRRKMQLQPKIRRLGSMAELSGVDLEARFAASESDRLAGVVPVQHQCITDDVAAAPPRHDDHRNDGVSQKDPDDDEDSLLDLLADTVSVGVVDDVTERLLLDFFVEAKCSSRNIELHAPTSLLRERRRRENGETMRLAKAWLEDTGTPWTLNDVLYHGEDVMAEMERSRRWMHAGEEEREAGVVVAAMAMDELLHELVSDLIALPK comes from the exons ATGGCGGCAATGGCGGGAGGGAGTAAGCCGCTGAGGCTCAAGGACCTCCTGGAGCTGGACTGCGAGTCCTGCAGCGCCGCTGGCTTCCGCTGCTACCCTCGCCGCCtctgcgtcgccggcggcgcggctgaggcggcggcgccgccaatGCGGcaccgcctcgtcgccgaccGGTCGTCGTCCGCAATGCGGCGGCCCAAGCTGTCCAGCCTCTCGAAGAGCCTGTCCCGGCGGCTCAGGGGAGGCTTCTggaggcggcgcgaggaagaagacgaggaagccgccgccgccgccgcggcgccgccggcgacggcgagctcaacCGCCCCCGCCGTGGCCAGCTGCTGCAGCTCCAGCTCCGACTCCGAGACGTCCGAGTCCAGCAATTCCACCGGCGGGAGGAAGTCGCGCTCCCACTCCGACTACTCAGAAATCTCGTCAGCCAGCTCCGACGAcagcctccacgccgccggcgagccctccACCACCGGAGCCGACCACGAG GTGATGAAGAGGGGATccaaggaggaggatgaggaggaggaggctgacgACAAGGAGCAGCTCAGTCCGGTGGGCGTGATGGACTTCCCCttcgacgaagacgacgacgccgccgccgccgtcgacgaggacgagagggtcgccgccggcgcgtgcTCGTTCTCTTTCAGCGACAGCCTCTCCCAGCTCCAGA GGAGAAAGATGCAACTGCAGCCCAAGATCCGACGGCTCGGGAGCATGGCGGAGCTCAGCGGCGTGGATCTCGAGGCACGCTTCGCCGCCTCGGAGTCCGACCGCCTTGCCGGCGTCGTCCCAGTACAGCACCAGTGCATTACCGACGACgtagcggcggcgccgccacgacACGACGATCATCGGAACGACGGCGTCTCCCAAAAAGatcccgacgacgacgaggacagcCTCCTAGACCTACTGGCGGACACCGTGTCGGTCGGCGTGGTGGATGACGTCACCGAGAGGCTCCTCCTCGACTTCTTCGTCGAGGCGAAGTGCAGCTCCAGAAATATTGAGTTGCATGCACCGACCAGTCTGTTACGAGAGAGGAGACGGCGAGAGAACGGCGAAACGATGAGACTTGCCAAGGCCTGGCTTGAGGACACGGGAACACCGTGGACGTTGAACGACGTGCTGTACCACGGCGAGGATGTCATGGCGGAGATGGAGCGGAGCCGGCGGTGGatgcacgccggcgaggaggagcgcgaggccggcgtggtggtggcggccatggcgatggaCGAGCTGTTGCACGAGCTGGTGAGTGACCTGATTGCGTTGCCGAAGTAG
- the LOC127752596 gene encoding uncharacterized protein LOC127752596: MGIGRARWVALLVGLAAAAVVATVGASEGDADPLYRACVDECEKTGSLRETSVRHCQVPTDDHPADKSWYAHEPLYLQWKEWNCKSECRYRCMMERESEREQLGLGSVKYHGKWPMKRASVFQEPISAALSALSLLVQFNGWLSFFLLLSYKLPLRPETQMTYYEYTGLWHIYGLLAMNAWFWRAIYHSCDTVWTEKLYYSSFAAFIGYSLILAILRTLNLKDEASRVMVAAPILAFTTTHILYLNFYELDKGLNTKVCTAASLAQFLLWAVWAVMTKHPSCFKILFVIIGNVFSIVLETYDIPPRWGYVDGRVFCVAISIPLTYLWWKFAKEDAEMRTSAIIKKTR, translated from the exons aTGGGGATTGGCCGGGCGCGCTGGGTGGCGCTGCTTGTCGGCCTCGCGGCAGCGGCCGTGGTGGCGACGGTGGGCGCGTCCGAGGGCGACGCCGATCCGCTCTACAG AGCCTGTGTTGACGAATGCGAAAAGACGGGTTCCCTCCGAGAGACCTCCGTGAGGCACTGCCAGGTTCCAACTGATGACCATCCTGCTGATAAATCATGGTACGCACATGAACCATTGTACTTGCAGTGGAAAGAATGGAACTGCAAGAGTGAATGCAGATACCGCTGTATGATGGAGAGGGAAAGTGAAAGGGAGCAACTTGGATTAGGGTCAGTTAAGTATCATGGCAAATGGCCTATGAAGCGTGCATCTGTGTTTCAG GAGCCTATTTCTGCTGCTCTTTCCGCGCTCTCTCTCCTTGTACAATTTAATGGGTGGCTATCTTTTTTCCTCCTGCTTTCTTACAAGCTGCCTCTTAGGCCTGAAACTCAAATGACATACTATGAATACACTGGCCTATGGCACATTTATGGTCTTCTGGCCATGAATGCATGGTTTTGGCGTGCCATCTATCACAGCTG TGATACAGTTTGGACAGAAAAGTTGTATTATTCATCATTTGCTGCTTTTATTGGGTACTCCCTTATCTTGGCAATATTGCGAACTCTAAATCTGAAGGATGAAGCTTCCAGAGTGATGGTGGCAGCTCCAATTCTGGCATTCACAACAACTCATATTTTGTATCTCAATTTCTATGAACTTGATAAAG gcCTAAACACAAAGGTTTGCACTGCTGCTAGCCTTGCTCAGTTCCTCCTATGGGCAGTATGGGCTGTCATGACAAAACATCCTTCATGTTTTAAGATCTTGTTTGTCATTATTGGAAACGTATTCTCAATAGTCTTGGAAACCTATGACATACCACCACGTTGGGGATATGTTGATGGCCGTGTATtctgtgttgctatttctattCCCCTCACATATCTCTGGTGGAAATTTGCCAAGGAAGACGCTGAGATGCGCACTTCAGCAATCATCAAGAAAACAAGGTAG
- the LOC127786185 gene encoding uncharacterized protein LOC127786185, translating into MPSANTGAISLNLTCFHVSPYINHPYSLPGYSSTNQNQSREEARTTSCMAMAGESRRRRRAAAEAVAWCLALGVVALLLVGSVEEEAVVVVRGARLAAARPCEEIYMVEEGETLHSISDRCGDPYILEQNPHVHDPDDVFPGLVIKITPRPGRRN; encoded by the coding sequence ATGCCAAGTGCTAACACCGGAGCCATCTCTCTGAATCTCACCTGCTTCCATGTCTCACCCTATATAAACCACCCCTACTCTCTACCCGGCTACTCAAGCACTAACCAAAACCAAAGCAGAGAAGAGGCAAGAACAACTAGCTGCATGGCAATGGCGGGAgagagtaggaggaggaggagggcggcggcggaggcggtggcgtggTGCTTGGCGCTGGGCGTGGtggcgctgctgctggtggggtcggtggaggaggaggcggtggtggtggtgcgcggggcgcggctggcggcggcgcggccgtgcgaggagatatacatggtggaggaaggggagacGCTGCACAGCATCAGCGACAGGTGCGGCGACCCGTACATCCTGGAGCAGAACCCGCACGTCCACGACCCCGACGACGTCTTCCCCGGCCTCGTCATCAAGATCACGCCGCGCCCCGGCCGCCGCAACTGA
- the LOC127752472 gene encoding protein HOTHEAD-like has product MAALGRASSSAPVLAAAAAVLLSLCLAALSEEQEQLENLRFVRHAQDAPLVSSYNYIVIGGGTAGCPLAATLSEHSRVLLLERGGLPYANMSSEQHFTDALADTSPASPAQRFISEDGVVNARARVLGGGSCLNAGFYTRASNEYVRAAGWDARLVNSSYRWVERSLVFRPDVPPWQAALRDALLEVGVTPDNGFTFDHVTGTKIGGTIFDNSGQRHTAADFLRHARPRGLTVLLYATVSRILFKSQDGVPYPVAYGVVFSDPLGVQHRVYLRDGDKNEVIVSAGTLGSPQLLMLSGVGPQAHLEAHGIEVIVDQPMVGQGVADNPMNSVFIPSPVPVELSLVQVVGITRSGSFIEGVSGSEFGMPVSDGALRWARSFGMLSPQTGQLGTLPPKQRTPEALQRAAEAMMRLDRRAFRGGFILEKILGPVSSGHVELRTTDPRANPSVTFNYFREAEDLERCVHGIETIERVIQSRAFSNFTYANASVESIFTDSANFPVNLLPRHVNDSRSPEQYCMDTVMTIWHYHGGCHVGAVVDDDYRVFGVQGLRVIDSSTFKYSPGTNPQATVMMLGRYMGVKIQSERWKK; this is encoded by the exons ATGGCAGCACTTGGCCgcgcgagctcgtcggcgccggtgcttgccgccgccgccgccgtgctcctctCGCTCTGCCTCGCCGCGCTCTCGGAAGAGCAAG AGCAACTGGAGAACCTGCGGTTCGTGCGGCACGCGCAGGACGCGCCGCTGGTGTCGAGCTACAACTACAtcgtcatcggcggcggcacggcggggtGCCCGCTGGCGGCGACGCTGTCGGAGCACTCGCgcgtgctgctgctggagcGCGGCGGCCTGCCGTACGCCAACATGTCGAGCGAGCAGCACTTCACGGACGCGCTGGCCGacacgtcgccggcgtcgccggcgcagcGGTTCATCTCGGAGGACGGCGTGGTGAACGCCCGGGCGCGGGTGCTCGGCGGCGGGAGCTGCCTCAACGCCGGGTTCTACACGCGGGCGAGCAACGAGTACGTGCGCGCCGCCGGGTGGGACGCGCGGCTGGTGAACTCGTCGTACCGGTGGGTGGAGCGCTCGCTGGTGTTCCGCCCCGACGTGCCGCCGTGGCAGGCGGCGCTCCGCGACGCGCTGCTCGAGGTCGGCGTCACGCCCGACAACGGCTTCACCTTCGACCACGTCACCGGCACCAAGATCGGCGGCACCATCTTCGACAACTCCGGCCagcgccacaccgccgccgacttCCTCCGCCACGCCCGCCCCCGCGGCCTCACCGTCCTCCTCTACGCCACCGTCTCCCGTATCCTCTTCAAAAGCCAAG ACGGGGTGCCGTACCCGGTGGCGTACGGGGTGGTGTTCTCGGACCCGCTGGGGGTGCAGCACCGGGTGTACCTCCGCGACGGCGACAAGAACGAGGTGATCGTGTCGGCGGGGACGCTGGGGAGCCCGCAGCTGCTGATGCTGAGCGGCGTCGGGCCGCAGGCGCACCTGGAGGCGCACGGCATCGAGGTGATCGTGGACCAACCCATGGTCGGGCAGGGCGTCGCCGACAACCCGATGAACTCGGTGTTCATCCCGTCGCCGGTGCCGGTGGAGCTCTCCCTGGTGCAGGTCGTCGGCATCACCCGCTCCGGCAGCTTCATCGAGGGGGTGAGCGGGTCGGAGTTCGGCATGCCGGTGTCGGACGGCGCGCTCCGGTGGGCGCGCAGCTTCGGGATGCTGTCGCCGCAGACGGGGCAGCTCGGCACGCTGCCGCCGAAGCAGAGGACGCCGGAGGCGCtgcagcgggcggcggaggcgatgaTGCGGCTGGACAGGAGGGCGTTCCGGGGAGGCTTCATCCTGGAGAAGATCCTCGGGCCGGTGTCCTCCGGCCACGTCGAGCTGCGAACCACCGACCCGAGGGCGAACCCGTCGGTGACGTTCAACTACTTCCGCGAGGCGGAGGATCTGGAGCGGTGCGTCCATGGCATCGAGACGATCGAGCGGGTGATCCAGTCGCGGGCCTTCTCCAACTTCACCTACGCCAACGCCTCCGTCGAGTCCATCTTCACCGATTCCGCCAACTTCCCCGTCAACCTGCTGCCGCGCCATGTCAACGACTCGCGCTCGCCGGAGCAGTACTGCATGGACACCGTCATGACCATCTGGCACTACCACGGCGGCTGCCatgtcggcgccgtcgtcgacgacgattACCGGGTGTTCGGGGTGCAGGGGCTCAGGGTGATCGACAGCTCCACCTTCAAGTACTCCCCCGGGACCAACCCTCAGGCCACCGTCATGATGCTCGGCAG G